The Armatimonadota bacterium region CATTTCGTCCGGCAGACCGCCGCAGAAGGCAAGCAGATTCTGTTCGTGGGCACCAAACGCCAGGCGCAGGAATCCATCAAGACCCAGGCTGAGCGCTGCGGGATGCCCTACGTCAACCGGCGCTGGCTGGGCGGCATGCTCACCAATATCCGCACCATGCGCGACCGCATCAAGTACCTGGAGAACCTCGAAGCCGCGCAGGCAAGCGGCGAGTGGACTCGTCTCACGAAGAAAGAGGGGCTCACTCTTGAGCGCGAACTCGAGAAACTCCAGGCCAACCTTGGCGGGTACCGTAATGCCAAGGAAGTTCCGGGCGCGGTTTTCATCGTGGACCTGAAGCGCGAGCATCTCGCGGCTGCCGAAGCAAACAAGCTCGGCGTGCCCGTTGTCTCTATTCTCGACACCAACTGCGATCCGGACCTGGTGGACTGGGTCATCCCGGGCAATGACGACGCGATCCGGGCGATCCGCCTGATCACCGGCAAGATGGCGGACGCAGTGCTGGAGGGCAAGGCGGAGCGCGAATCAAGGATGGCCGAAGAGGCGGCGCGTCTCGAGACCGTGGCCGCCGACGCTGAACTGCCCGAGGACGAAAGCCTCGAGGGACCGGTCTGGAGCGGCG contains the following coding sequences:
- the rpsB gene encoding 30S ribosomal protein S2, whose protein sequence is MALVTMKELLEAGVHFGHQTRRWNPKMKRYIYHERNGIYIIDLHQTLRLLEDAYHFVRQTAAEGKQILFVGTKRQAQESIKTQAERCGMPYVNRRWLGGMLTNIRTMRDRIKYLENLEAAQASGEWTRLTKKEGLTLERELEKLQANLGGYRNAKEVPGAVFIVDLKREHLAAAEANKLGVPVVSILDTNCDPDLVDWVIPGNDDAIRAIRLITGKMADAVLEGKAERESRMAEEAARLETVAADAELPEDESLEGPVWSGAVEDQFIENAFDDIYVDDSED